DNA from Polaribacter sp. NJDZ03:
GGCTTATGGTCCTGCTACAATGGTAGAAGCAGGTATAAAATTATTAGAATCAACTGTGCTAGGAGAAAATCCTTTAGAAAATGAAGTAATTTGGAACAAAATGTACCGGAAGACGTTAGATTTTTCTAGAAGAGGTGTTTATATGGCGTCAGTTAGTGCTATAGATATTGCTATCTGGGATTTAAAAGGTAAAATTTTAGGATTACCAGTTTCAACCTTATTAGGTGGTGCTCATAGAAGGAAGATACAACCTTATGCAACAGGTTTATACTTTACAAATCACAATAATTTTTCTGAAGGTTTTGTAGAAGAAGCTAAATTATACGTTTCTCAAGGTTTTAAAGCCATGAAAATGAAAGTAGGTTTGGGTATTAAAGAAGATGTTGCTAACGTAAAACTTATTCGAGAAACTATTGGACCGGATATAGATTTAATGGTAGATTCTAATCATGCGTATACTTTTAGAGAAGCTGTAGAATTATCAAAAAAAATAGAGAAATACAATATCAAATGGTTTGAAGAACCTATATCACCTGAGTTTTATGAACAATATAGGGAGTTAAGAGAAAAAACTACTATTCCTATTGCTGGTGGTGAATGTGAGTATTTACGTTTTGGATTTAATGAATTAATCAAAAATAAATCTGTAGATATTTTACAACCAGATGTTTGTGCAAGTGGAGGTTTAACAGAAGCAAAAAGAATTGCTGCTTTGGCAAGTACGAATGGTATCGATTTAATACCACATACTTGGGGAACTTCTATTGGTTTACATGTTGGTTTGCATTTTATAGCGAACTTAGAGGCGATTCCTGGGAGAATGTATCAAGCAGATTACTTAATAGAGTTTGATCAAACAGAAAACGGATTAAGAGACAACTTAACATTTCCTAAATTAGAAATGAAAGATGGTATGTTAGAAGTACCAAATAGACCCGGTTTAGGGATTGATGTAGATGAAGATGTTTTACGTAAGTATTGTATCAGTAGTACTACCAATGAAATAGAAGTTGAAAAATTATTAAATAAATAAACAAGCATATGAAGACTCAAAACTTCGGATATAAAAAATTATACATTGATGGTCAGTTAGTAGATGCTGTTAGTGGAGAAAGAGAAGATGTTATTTGCCCAGCAACAGGAGAAGTAATTGCTCAGGTTGCAAAAGCAGGAAAAGCAGATGCAGAAAAAGCATTGATCTCATCACAAAAAGGTTTTAAATATTGGTCTAAACTTTCTTTAATAGAAAGAACCGTTTGGATGTTAAAATTGCGTGATGCAATTTTAGAAAAATCAGATGAGTTAAGAAATGCAATGGTGCATGAAATGGGGAAAACCTATGTAGGTTCTGAAGAAGATATATTAAGACTTACAGAGTCATTAGAATGGTACCCAAATGCCATGAAAAATTTAAGAGAAGAGCAAATTCCTGATTATGATGGTACGCATACTCATAAAATGATTTCTAAACCAGCAGGAGTTGCTATTGCTTATTTAGCATGGAATTTTCCGTTATTAAATGTTGGTTATAAAATAGGACCGGCATTAGCTTCTGGATGTTCTTTAATTATTAAACCATCTAGTTTATCACCTTTATCCGCATATATGGTAGGTGAAATTTTAGAAAGCATCAATTTTCCAGCTGGTGTGGTTACCATTTTAGCAGGTTCTAGTAGCGAAGTGGCAACACCAATGACTACCAGTAAAATTCCTGCAGTAATTACCATGATTGGTTCTACGCAAACAGGACAAAGAATCATTGCTGATAGTACAACTTCTATCAAAAAATTAGGAATGGAATTAGGAGGAAATGCTCCTTTTATTGTTTTTGAAGATGCAGATTTAGAGTTGGCTTTAGATTTGGCAATCGGATTAAAATTTGGAAATACAGGTCAGATTTGTGTGGCTGCAAACAGAATTTTCGTTCATAAAAATATCTATGACAAATTCTTAAAGGAATATGTAAAAAGAGCATCCGCATTAAAAATAGGTTTTGGTACTAAAGAAAATCCAGACGTATTTATGGGGCCTTTGGCTTCTAGAGGATCTAGAGATAGAATGTTTACGTTGATAGAAGATGCAGTAAGTAAAGGAGCAAAATTAGAATATGGAGGAGGAATTCCTGAAGGCTTACCAGAAGGAGGAAACTGGATGCAACCAACCATTATTTCTGGTACTACAACGGAAATGAAATTGTTTAGAGAAGAAACTTTTGGACCTATTGCAGGTGTAATGTCTTTTGATACGGATGATGAAGTTTTAGAATTAGCAAACGATACCGAATTTGGTTTAGCTTCTTATATTTTTACAAACAATAACAAGAGAATAGAAAGATTTACAGAAGATTTAGAGTTTGGAGAAATTCAAATCAATGGTGTAAAATATGCTATTTATTTACCACACGGTGGATTTAAAAATAGTGGAATTGGACATGATTGTTCACACCTTGCTTTAGATGATTATTTAGTTAAGAAACGTATTACATCAGCACTATAATTATGGCGAAAAATTTATTACAAGCTAGTTTAAAGGAGGGTAAAACACTTTACGGTCCTTTTTGTAAAGTACAAGATCCTGCAATGGTAGAAATTGCTGCTTTAGGAGGTTTCGATTTTGTTATTATAGATATGGAGCATGGTCCTTATAGCATAGAATCTACTCAGAATATGATTAGAGCTGCAGAAGCTAGAGGAATTACACCTGTTGTAAGAGTTACAGAAAATTCTGAAACTTTAATTCTAAGAACTTTAGATATTGGAGTTAAATGCATTCAGGTTCCGCAAATATGTACAAAAGCAGATGCGGAAAGATTGGTGAAGTCTACCAAGTTTTATCCGAAAGGAGAAAGAGGTATGTGCAGATATGTAAGAGCAGCAGAGTATACAAATATTAGTGCAGCAGATCATTTTGGAAAAGCAAATAATGATATTACTACCATTATTCACATAGAAGGAATGGAGGGTATTAATAACTTAGAAGAAATTGTACAAGTAGATGGTATTGATGTGATCTTTTTAGGTCCTTATGATTTATCTCAATCTTGTGGTGTTCCTGGTTTAGTTAATGACCCTAAAGTAGTAGATGCTATGAAAGGCGCTGTAGAAACTGCTAAAAAATACGGTAAGTTTGTAGGTACTTTTACAGAAACACCAGAAAAAGCAAAAATGTGGAAAGATATTGGCGTACAATATATTTCTTATGCGGTAGATGTTGGTTTAGTAATGAATACTTTTAAAGAAATTACTGCACAACTTAAAGCTTAAGCAGAAAATACTATAAATGATGAAACCCTATAACTGAGAAGTTGTAGGGTTTTCTTTTGCTTTAAAATTAATGAATCAATTTAAACCTGTCTCTTCGACTTTTTTAGGAGAAGTTGTATAAAGAGGTTAAATACAATATACGTAATATGATGTGATTTCTTTTAGCTACGCTAGATACTTTCAATCAAGATATATTTTGATTTCAGTAGTATTCGAAATGACCAAATTGTGAGGAACTTTATTGGTAATAAAGCTGGTCACTTCTGCTTTTTTGGAGATGTCACATAAAGAAGATAACACACAACATGAGTATTACTATATGTTTTCTTCTGTTAATCTGTAAACAAAAAAAGCTAACAATTTTAAATTGCTAGCTTTTATAAAGTACGTAATTTGTGGAAAATAATTATTTAGTTTTTAACTAATTTCTTTGTAGAAATTCCTTTGTCTGAAGATATTTTAACTAAATAAACAGACTTGCTTAAAGAAGAAACATCAATAGATTTTGTATTTGTTGTAGAAAGTACTTTTTTACCTAATAAGTTAAAGATTTCAACTTTATTAAGCGTTTCTTTAGAATTAATAAATAATTTATTTTCTACAGGGTTTGGATACATGTTTACATTTTCTAATTGTTGAGAACTCACACCTGCTGTTGGAGCATCTTCAATAACTGCAGTCATTTGGTCAAAGTAAACAACGTCTCCAGCTACACCGTTTAAAGCTACATTTTCTTCGTTATTTATATAACCTAGCCACATTTCTATATTACGTATTTCTGAAGCTGGATCTGTATGGTCTTGAGGAAGAGGAATTGTAAAAGTTAATTCTTCCCAAGTATCTGCTGTTCCACTGGTGCTAAAAGAAGCTGTTGGCCAACCTGTAGCTACTTTAGAGTCTCCTCCTGCAGCATTTGTAGTTTTTAATCTTACTGAAATACTTATAGGTGCTGTTCTAGTAGATCTTACCCACATTGTTACCTTGGCTTGTTTTCCGTCAGTAATAATTCCAGCAGCATAAGGCTGTGAAAAATCATTAAAGTACCAAAACTGAGCATCTTGATCTTTAGTAAAAGTACTTTTAAAACTTTTGGTTCCATCTTTAGCAAAATCTGTAGATAATTCTCTACCTAATTGAGTTGTATTTCCCCTAAAAGTATAGCTTCCTACAGCATCGTCAAAACTAGGGTTTTTAATAAATTCAGAATATGTAGAAGGAGGTAATTCTGTTAAAAATTCAATTTCATCAATATATAATTTAGCTCCTGATGGGTCTGTTAAAGCACTACCAGCTCTAAATAATATATCTAATGTAGTAACCTCTCCTGTAATAGCAGACACATCTAAATATATTGTTTGAAATCCACCAGCAAATTTAGCTAACAATACGCCATTATTATTTTGAGTATCAATGCTAGAAGGTTCATCTGTTGTTCCTGCGGGTCTAAACTTTCCTTGTACTTGTACATTTATAGCCTCTGTTTCGTTATAAACTTTAACTTTAATGTAGTTGTAAACGTCTGCATCGAATACAATAAAAGCATCATCTCCACCTTGTCCTCTTCTAATATTGGCATTGTTATTTGTTGTACCAGCTTCAGTTCTGTCTAAAGTTAGTGCCCCATCAGAAGAAGGTGTAGTAGTTCCATCATCCCAAGATACTGTTCCGGGACCATAGCCTTTGACCCAAGATTGAGCATCGGCTGTAAATTGATAATGTGTAGGTCCTTGTTGTGCAGCTATTTTTATGGTAGTAAAAAGGACTGCAGCCATAAATAAAATTTTAAAGTAATTTTTTTTCATAATAAATGGTTTATAGTGTTTAAAATATTAGTTTTTTATATCTATAAAATTAATTTATATGTTAGCATATTTCATGCTAAATATTACCTTTTACTTGCGCTGGTTTATCCGAAATGTAAAATGTAAGTTGTTTGTATTGTTGTGTTTATGTTTTTAAGTGACTTTATTTTTGTTTTAAAATACGTAGGTAAAGCTCGTGCTAAATTTTCTATTATATTTAGATTGTTCTTGCTTGGTTATTATTTTTTGAGAAAGAGAGAAAGAAAAGTTATTGAATGATTTTATAAGGATGTTAAAAATCAATTTGTTGTACCTAAACAAAAAAAAGCCAAGATATAAATCTTGACTTTCCGTACTATACTTGTAGCGAGAACGGGATTTGAACCCGTGACCTCAGGGTTATGAATTATAAATTAGAGATATTAAATAAAACTAAATTATCTGTAGGTCAATTAGTTAGTTGTGTTTTAATTTTGTTTGATATTGAATAATATCATATAATATCATCAAATGTTGTACCTATGTTGTACCTAGATTTTGTATCTTTAGCTTAATAAATTTATTAAGGTGTCTTCAATTAAAGCAGTTTTAAGGAAAAAAGCAAATTCTCAAAAATTATATCCTATATTGTACTTAGGATTATAAAAGATAGAAAAGCTACTTTTATTTATATCGGTCAATATATAAAACAAATTGACTGGGATAATAAAAATTGTGCTGTTAAGAAGTCACATCCAGATTTTTTGTATATCAATCAACTTATTTTGAATAAAAAGTCTGAGGTCAATAAAAAGTTAATTGATGCTGAGATGGAAACGAACTATCAGTCGGTAACAGCCATAAAAAGTAAAGTTTTAAATAAAAAAAACGAAGACTTTTTTCTAGTATCAAACTATTATTTGAATCAATTAAAAAATCGAAAACAATTCCATCAGGTAGATATAGAAAAACAGCGCCTTCAAGTTTTTAAAAATTTCATTAAAAAAGATACATTTAACTTAGGTGATTTTGATGTACGTTTGATGAAGGAATTTGAAAATCATTTATCAACTAAAAGGAATCTATCTAAAAGAACGATTGCAAATTATATGATTACAATCCGAACAATTCTGAATAT
Protein-coding regions in this window:
- a CDS encoding mandelate racemase/muconate lactonizing enzyme family protein, producing MTIEKIEAFVLKDTLSKSFFFSQWEYAERCICVVKVTASNGQHGWGEAYGPATMVEAGIKLLESTVLGENPLENEVIWNKMYRKTLDFSRRGVYMASVSAIDIAIWDLKGKILGLPVSTLLGGAHRRKIQPYATGLYFTNHNNFSEGFVEEAKLYVSQGFKAMKMKVGLGIKEDVANVKLIRETIGPDIDLMVDSNHAYTFREAVELSKKIEKYNIKWFEEPISPEFYEQYRELREKTTIPIAGGECEYLRFGFNELIKNKSVDILQPDVCASGGLTEAKRIAALASTNGIDLIPHTWGTSIGLHVGLHFIANLEAIPGRMYQADYLIEFDQTENGLRDNLTFPKLEMKDGMLEVPNRPGLGIDVDEDVLRKYCISSTTNEIEVEKLLNK
- a CDS encoding NAD-dependent succinate-semialdehyde dehydrogenase translates to MKTQNFGYKKLYIDGQLVDAVSGEREDVICPATGEVIAQVAKAGKADAEKALISSQKGFKYWSKLSLIERTVWMLKLRDAILEKSDELRNAMVHEMGKTYVGSEEDILRLTESLEWYPNAMKNLREEQIPDYDGTHTHKMISKPAGVAIAYLAWNFPLLNVGYKIGPALASGCSLIIKPSSLSPLSAYMVGEILESINFPAGVVTILAGSSSEVATPMTTSKIPAVITMIGSTQTGQRIIADSTTSIKKLGMELGGNAPFIVFEDADLELALDLAIGLKFGNTGQICVAANRIFVHKNIYDKFLKEYVKRASALKIGFGTKENPDVFMGPLASRGSRDRMFTLIEDAVSKGAKLEYGGGIPEGLPEGGNWMQPTIISGTTTEMKLFREETFGPIAGVMSFDTDDEVLELANDTEFGLASYIFTNNNKRIERFTEDLEFGEIQINGVKYAIYLPHGGFKNSGIGHDCSHLALDDYLVKKRITSAL
- a CDS encoding HpcH/HpaI aldolase/citrate lyase family protein; protein product: MAKNLLQASLKEGKTLYGPFCKVQDPAMVEIAALGGFDFVIIDMEHGPYSIESTQNMIRAAEARGITPVVRVTENSETLILRTLDIGVKCIQVPQICTKADAERLVKSTKFYPKGERGMCRYVRAAEYTNISAADHFGKANNDITTIIHIEGMEGINNLEEIVQVDGIDVIFLGPYDLSQSCGVPGLVNDPKVVDAMKGAVETAKKYGKFVGTFTETPEKAKMWKDIGVQYISYAVDVGLVMNTFKEITAQLKA
- a CDS encoding T9SS type A sorting domain-containing protein, whose protein sequence is MKKNYFKILFMAAVLFTTIKIAAQQGPTHYQFTADAQSWVKGYGPGTVSWDDGTTTPSSDGALTLDRTEAGTTNNNANIRRGQGGDDAFIVFDADVYNYIKVKVYNETEAINVQVQGKFRPAGTTDEPSSIDTQNNNGVLLAKFAGGFQTIYLDVSAITGEVTTLDILFRAGSALTDPSGAKLYIDEIEFLTELPPSTYSEFIKNPSFDDAVGSYTFRGNTTQLGRELSTDFAKDGTKSFKSTFTKDQDAQFWYFNDFSQPYAAGIITDGKQAKVTMWVRSTRTAPISISVRLKTTNAAGGDSKVATGWPTASFSTSGTADTWEELTFTIPLPQDHTDPASEIRNIEMWLGYINNEENVALNGVAGDVVYFDQMTAVIEDAPTAGVSSQQLENVNMYPNPVENKLFINSKETLNKVEIFNLLGKKVLSTTNTKSIDVSSLSKSVYLVKISSDKGISTKKLVKN